Genomic DNA from Scylla paramamosain isolate STU-SP2022 chromosome 25, ASM3559412v1, whole genome shotgun sequence:
AGGACCATGGGTGCAAATGTTTTCCCATACTTTCCTTGTATCCCACACATCCCACTTAGGCCACCACATGCACATCAGGCTTGCATTCACTTCATTATGAGAGGATCTGTTTGCTCTGTGGTCTTTGGAACAactattttttgcttctttagTGCTTCTTTTGTGATGACATTACAAGTCCTAAATGTCTAGCTTCTAGATTAGAAATGGTGAACCTTCAGTTTTACTGTTgctttagtgttttatttttgtgaaaCAGTGCAAGAATATTGAGAGTTGAAAATGGCTTGTTAGATTATAGGTTCAGTACATGCAAATTCTCATCATGCAAGCTTTTTGCAGAACGTAACCCCTCTCATTTAATGAATACCTGGTTTATCTGAGGTCttgtccttctgtttttttggTTGAACAGCCTTGTCCTATATCAAGGCACACCTTCCCTTATCTTTCCTGTGTCTACCATCAGTTGGTGGATGGCGTGCTGGGGCGGCTGAAGGGCCGGGGTGTGCTAGGGCAGGGCCTGGTGGTGCGGCTGTCGGGGCTGCTCCACACGGATGACCTGCAGGCACTGAAGGAGATCACCCGTCAGTTGAGGCTTGAGGAGGCCGCTGCCAAGAAGGTGTTCAGGTCCTTTGCTGGTGAGTGATTCATTGCCACCATATCTTGGGTCTTCCAGAGTCATGTCTTATGTGATTTTGTTGATGTGGCTTCAAAATTCAATCTATAGAGCATAGCTGtcatttgattttctttttgtgtgaaGGTATAAACTTAATATTCACATAGAATGTATTCAAGGTATAAACTGTTTATGGTAGTATAGATGCATAAAAGATATTCATGTAAGGTCTATATTTGCATCAGTATAGCAACACTGGGAAAGATTAACCATGTCTCAGATAGTGTTTATGGTGATATAGATTTATAAGAAGATATTTTAATCAAGTATATATATCCatgtaaacataaaaaaaatgccttaaATTAACCTTAAGAAAGGCAAAAATTAATTATAAGCTTATAAACTTACAGAATTTATATCTTGCTTTGCTTGTCTCAGTTGATCTGCATTTATCAATATCATCTTGATTTGTCCAGAAAATCTGTCCTTCCTACTGGAGTCCCTGTGTGGCGGCAGCAAGGAGACTGCCAAGCCAGCAATATTCCTGCTGGATGAGTTTGATTTGTTTTGTCATCACCGCAACCAAACTCTCCTGTACAACCTGTTTGATGCTGCACAGTCAGCCCAGGTGAGGCTTAAGGACTGCTGTATCTTGTGTGGGGaatatttacatttacttaaaagGTCACAGTGTGAATAATTGCCTCTTGCTATTCTTTAACTTCACCTCTCAGTCTTAAgttctctgatctgctgacagtgtCTCAGGTAACAGGTTTCATAAGGAGGTTATTAgtggatcagaggacttaagattgaAGCAGAATGTGACTTTTCCCTTGCTAAACACTTCCCTCTTTAGTGAATATGTAAACAAATTcctaatataaacctaaccagTTGCTCTCCTGTTAGAAGAGATCAATTACTCAGTGGGCCTatgcaaataaatgaatacaagtTTTACCAAGTAGTGTTCCTTGCTGCTGTCACCTGCAGGCCCCGATCTGTGTGCTGGGCTTGAGCTGCCGTCTGGACGTGGTGGAGCTGCTGGAGAAGAGAGTCAAGTCTCGCTTCTCTCACCGCCAGATTCACCTGCAAGCATCTGGGGACTTCACCACACACTACCTGCACACCTTCAGAACACTGCTGCACCTGCCTCACTCTTTCCCCTTCAAGGTGTGAAGTTCTTGCACACTAACAGCTGTACTTAGTGTAGATTTCATAGGTTCTGGAGGATGTCTAAAGTGAGTTGTTTCTTACTATagaattaatttatttcatgGCATTCAAGAATATTTTAAAAATTCTGATAATTGAAATTATAGGAGATTCTAAGGTGAAACTTCTCTCCAAATTTCTGATAATCAAGCTTGTAAGGGATTGTAAACTTCTTAAAATGACTTCCAAGTTTTTCACTCCACTAGGGATAATCTGATCTCCtaggctttttattttttagaagCGTTCTGATTCAAAGTCAGCCCTCCCAAGTGTAACCTTTAACCTCTGACAGGACTTTGCTCGGGTTTGGAATGAGGATGTGGAAGCACTGGCTcgtgatgatgtggtggtggacgtGCTGCAGagacaacacaccaccaccagggatGTGCGGGTCCTCAAGTCACTGCTGGTGAGGCAAACATGAGTTGTCCCCAGCCTTGTACTGATCTGACCTTTGAGCTTTACCTTTATTATCTTTAGAATAATGGTATGATAATGGGTATGAGTGTAGCTTTTCTCTGTGTTGCCTTCTTCATCTGTCAATATGCACTTTCTAGGCTCTTTCATTTGGTTCCTCACCTATTCTCTTGTATAGTATAGGCCTAATTATGCCAGGAAGGCAAACCAGAAGCAATTCTGGGCCAAGAGAAGTGAGATACTTTGTATAGAATGATATCATTGTGGGTAATGCTTGGTGTATTTTGCCAGGTGATGTGTCTGGCTCAGCTGGATGAAGGAAGCAGCCGCCTCACCCCACAAATGTTCAGCCATGCTGAGGCGCTGCTCACACAGGATGCCCGGACCAGCACAGTACGCGGCCTGTCTGCCCTTCAGCTGTGTCTGGTGCGTCACGCTGTCCCACACCACAGCCACTGTGTGCTCCCTTATTGACAACATGTACACTTTTTTGGGGGGCTTAtgtttaatgtttatttattttaggctGTGTTGCTTCATAACATAAATTTATAATCCCGTAATTAATTAGATGAATGAATCTATAATAATAACTTGATAATGAATATAGATTATTTAGCAAAATAAGCTTAGAATAAGCTTCCGTATCTTCTACTGAAGGATTGCAAGAATGTACTAATACAGTACCTGTTATTGTCTGACAAGGTAAAGTATTATTAGCATAGGTGGGCATTATCACGATAAATTAGCTCAATAATTTATCACAATTATATCAAGTTATCTGTTAcctgataattatttttcccgcATTATTGATTCATCAGTATTGCCAAAGCTTTTGGTTCCAAAGTAGCAATAATCGAcaattttagtttttggaacatgagcatgttgaagttttaaactttcaaaatcaaatgtagttattttgcttaaaacagtacttttcattagtgaagagacaagataaacattgaatttgaattttCTTCTAAGATTCTTCTAAATGttctaagataaagataaaaataaagattttgatttatcaactttttatttgaaatatcaATATCGTTAGTATCAAAATTTTGGACTTATCAATTTATTGGTTATTGGTTACTGGGCgataaatttattgccagtTATCAGTTATCGTTAATAAGGttatcattgtttatttattggttaTTGTGATGAATTTCTTTGTCATCATTCCCAGCTATGGTTATTAATAAGTACTCTGATCTTGCTTCCCTCGAGACTTCAGTCAACTCAGTATTGTCATGCACATATTTAAGTTTACAGTGGTTCATTTCTAAAATTTTTAATAAAGTGTGTGGTTCTGACTTGAAAAGATAACAATCCGAATGTGTTTCAGGTAGTAGCGATGAAGCACCTGGCAGAAGTGTATGATGGGGAGCCATTCAACTTTGAGATGGTGTATCGTGAGTACCTAAAGTTCAGCCTCAAGTCGTCCATGCAGAGTTTTGAGAAGCCTGTGGTGTTCAAGGCTTTCGACCAGCTCATGGTAAGGTCATTTGCCACACAGTTACCTTCATGTTACATTGTGGTGTTGTGCATCCATAAGTCACTCCATCTATATATCTTGTGGATTATTCTTTGTCTCTATCTCCTTTAATGTCTGGCTTCTCCTAtctcagtacttttttttataatacaaTTGGTAATTTCCAAAATTTAGAAGAAAAATTTCCAAGAATGTAGCCCATTaaaaacagattttttttaattttttttttttttataagtaggaaagacactggccaagggcaacaaaaacccaataaaaaaatatgcccactgaaatgccagtcccataaaagggtcaaagcagtggtcaaaaattgatgaataagtgtcttgaaacctccctcttgaaggaattcaagtgataggaaggtgaaaatacagaagcaggcagggagttccagagtttaccagagaaagggatgaatgattgagaatactggttaactcttgcgttagagaggtggacagaataggggtgagagaaagaagaaagtcttgtgcagcaaggccgcaggaggaggggaggcatgcagttagcaagattagaagagcagttagcaagaaaatagaggtagaagacagctagatatgcaacattgcagcagtgagagagaggctgaagacagttagaggagaggagttgatgagacgaaaagcttttgattccaccctgtctagaagagtagtatgagtggaacccccccagacatgtgaagcatactccatacatggacagataaggcccttgtacagagttagcagctggggaggggggtgagaaaaactggtggagacatctcagaacacctaacttcatagaagctgttttagctagagatgagatgtgaagtttccagttcagattataagtaaaggacagaccgaggatgttcagtgtagaagagggggacagttgagtgtcattgaagaagaagggatagttgtctggaaggttatgtcgagttgatagatggaggaattgagtttttgagacattgaacaataccaagtttgctctgccccaatcagaaattttagaaagatcaaaagtcaagcgttctgtggcttccctgtgtgaaatgtttacctcctgaagggttggatgtctttgaaaagacgtggaaaagtgcagggtggtatcatcagcgtaggagtggataggacaagaagtttggtttagatcatttatgaataataagagagtgggtgacaggacagaaccctgaggaacaccattgttaatagatttaggagaagaacagttgTGTTGGCAGTCTTAGCATACTCTTAATACATTTGCTATTATGGTTGTTCTTTGCATGGATCACAAAATGAAAGATTATGTAATTAATTTTATCTTGTTTGGGATACAGATCTATTTAGGACACTGTAGAACAAAATATGTTTCTAAAAGGTGTAGATGGTTATGGAAAACTTGTATAGTGGTAAATGGGTTAATGGCTGTGTTTCTGCCAGGGCCTTGAGCTGGTGCGGCCTGTGGACCAGACCTGCCGGGTGCAGCGCGAGTATGAGCTGGTGCAGATGATGATGACGCCCAGCCAGGTAGGCGAGGTGCTGTCCCAGATGTCCGGCCTGCCCACTGACCTGCAGCGGTGGGCCTCCTTGGGGCTGGCCTGAGGAGTCACTGTCACTGCCACACTCACagtatttttagattttttttttttttttatgacttttgAAAATAAAGATCCATCACATATCCTAGATTACTGCAGATCCATACATTTTTTACTCTTACATTTAAAAACTTTTAAGCACCTGTGAGTGGGAGGACATTTCTtgtaggtagtgtgtgtgtgtgtgtgtgtgtgtgtgtgtgtgtgtgtgtgtgtgtgtgtgtgtgtgtgtgtgtgtgtgtgtgtgtgtgtgtgtgtgtgtgtgtgtgtgtgtgttatcaaggCATTTGTAGCAGGGTGGTAGGCATGAACTATAGTGCAGTAGTGATACTGTAGTAGTGTGGTACAAAGACACTCCTTCTCTAAGTAAACAAGTACATCTTTGTATTTTCAATTTATTCTTCACTTGTATGATTGCCAAAGTCCTGCATCATCATTGTGCTATACATAAAATCTTCCCTAAGGAGACAGACTGCACTCCTATTCATCTATGACTGTGAACACCAAGAGAAACATATTGAGTCACACCAAACAGCTAGAAAACACATGCTTGTCAGTCGCCAAAACGGATCAGGAGTAACATGTACAAACCCTTGCCTGGTTGTACTGGATTGAAAAGTTTGTTTCTTGAGTAGTAATTTAAATGGTGCTGActtaaataatgataataatgatagaaatgGAGGACAACTAAACAGCAACATGTCCAGGTCCTGCATGCCAACCTTCCTTTGGGCGAGGAGATGGCCATCCTTCACACCCTTCTCTCCATACCAGTggcaatttttttgtttatttttattctaaagGAACATTTTTTGAACTTGAGAGTAACAATACATAGAATAGTTATTTAAAGTAATGAAGCATGGTATGTAAAAGGTTaatgatttatatatatgtgtatgtataaaggCTAGATGAAGAACTTTGCATTCAGAGGTAGCAATAATTCTGATGTGCTCCATCCAGCAGGTCTTTTCATTTGCTTATGTATCAACATTACAACTAATACATGGTAAATCTGgcaacaaataaatacacacaatgTGGTAATGGGCCACATTTATACAGATCTCAATGTAAATCATGAGGTTGTACTATGAAAATCAAGAGAATATTTCCAAAATAATTAAAATCAAATGGAAGAACATAGATGACCAGACAAGGATgactccccctcccttcttccctccacactGCAGTTCCAACCCAGTGAGGTGTGGGAGACTCCTGCAGCACACAGTGTAGAAAGGTAACAGAAAAAATGATGCATATGATAAAGAAGTGGGAGTGACAGATGCCAACACTTGACATCCAATGGGGAAGTACAAATaataacagacagacataggTTTTAGGAGAGACTTTTGAAAAATATAGAAGAATGATGTACATGAGGTATATGTAGCAGCAGGAATAAGGAATGCCAAGATTTGATACCTAGTTgagaaaatggaaattaaaacaaagatTACAAGCTTCAATGAAGAGCTAGATATTAATGAGTTATTGCACCAGAACACTGAGGTCAAAGGTGCCATttggggttgagagagagagagagagagagagagagagagagagagagagagagagagagagagagagagagagagagagagagagagagagagagagagagagagagagagagagagagaggagggtttaGAGTTAATCAAGACAGATTGATGCTTGACCCCAGATGGCAACACTCCTCTGTGGTGGACTGGTGAGTCAGCGGTGGCTGCCTTACACTCCAAATTGACTGAAAAGTGCTCCcctatgttgatgataatgacagaAAGGTATCCACCAATATATGTCCTTATATTCCCTCTTTGCTTGCTCTAATCCTTCCTGATGGCATGTTTTCATGTATGTACAATATACTATATCTCAGCAGACATTCATCAACATAAATGTATATTGCATGTTACAAGGCTGAACTTTGATGTAAAGTGGGTGTGGCACAAGTTATGAACACATGAACACTCCATAATATCTATGACTCCTTCAGTCTTTTGAGTGATTCTCACAGGTGAACAGAGTCCATCCCAACACACAAGTTCCTCAAGTCCTGCTCATGCCTCTACAAGGGTGCACATTCCAATTTGACATTTCCAACACAAACTAGTAGTGTTTCAGACCTCTTATTGAGTGTCCTCAGGTGGCAAAGTAATCTTGTTCCCCTTTGGTGAATTATGAAAGAACTATGAAATTGATCTTAATGAGGGATGAACTGGTCATGAGGTCACTGCTGGGGACTGAGCTCTGGCAGGACACTCAAGTTATCATCAAAGCCAATGAGGTGTCTTGTCACTACAGAATTAGTCCCAGTATTCATGACAAGTAAAGTGAATGTTGCCAATATATGAGGGAGGAACCACctgggatgggaaggaggaataatcaGACAAATAGATCATGGCAAAACACAAACCCATCA
This window encodes:
- the LOC135113182 gene encoding origin recognition complex subunit 4-like, which gives rise to MVCVGRKSTQPADPEVLQATQHHLRQNLQLWGTAGVSGEEVLRVYSSEAQHLEELIGRTLSLGESNSALLLAPRGTGKSALVDGVLGRLKGRGVLGQGLVVRLSGLLHTDDLQALKEITRQLRLEEAAAKKVFRSFAENLSFLLESLCGGSKETAKPAIFLLDEFDLFCHHRNQTLLYNLFDAAQSAQAPICVLGLSCRLDVVELLEKRVKSRFSHRQIHLQASGDFTTHYLHTFRTLLHLPHSFPFKDFARVWNEDVEALARDDVVVDVLQRQHTTTRDVRVLKSLLVMCLAQLDEGSSRLTPQMFSHAEALLTQDARTSTVRGLSALQLCLVVAMKHLAEVYDGEPFNFEMVYREYLKFSLKSSMQSFEKPVVFKAFDQLMGLELVRPVDQTCRVQREYELVQMMMTPSQVGEVLSQMSGLPTDLQRWASLGLA